In a single window of the Raphanus sativus cultivar WK10039 chromosome 9, ASM80110v3, whole genome shotgun sequence genome:
- the LOC108828171 gene encoding calcium-dependent protein kinase 22 gives MMEEISFEELCAMNDEKRYHTTVRETSVSLINNKSPPQDFNTHSQETVKNLPASDLVAEREPGTILGKPLVDFNKLYKLGKELGKGGFATTYTCQELSTGRSFACKSIPKRKLTCQEDKEAVKTEINIMENLSGVSNIVQFHASYEDKKFVHIVMELCRGGELYDRIGARSYYSEKDAAGIFKSVMNAVQICHSMNVIHRDLKPENFLFSSEDEESAELKAIDFGCSVYIKEGVELKESVGSLYYIAPEVLRGESYGKEIDIWSAGVILYILLSGTPPFVNDDEIKEGRIDFDSQPWPCISSGAKYLIKQMLNKKQKERISAANVLEHPWILSEAPDKPIDGVVLSRLKQFRAMNKLKKLALKVIAEGLSEEEIKSLKTMFESMDTDKSGSITYEELKTGLNRLGSKLPEAEVKQLMEAADVDGNGTIDYTEFITATMHRHRLERDEHLHKAFLHLDKDNSGYITKDELEIAMKEHGMGDETCAKEIISEIDKNNDGKIDYEEFCAMMRSGNLQPQGKLIHH, from the exons ATGATGGAAGAAATAAGCTTTGAGGAACTCTGTGCTATGAATGATGAGAAGCGGTACCACACAACCGTAAGGGAAACTTCTGTTTCATTGATCAACAACAAAAGCCCTCCTCAAGATTTTAACACTCATTCACAAGAAACAGT TAAAAACCTACCAGCATCCGATCTCGTCGCTGAACGAGAGCCAGGGACGATACTGGGGAAGCCATTAGTAGACTTCAACAAGCTTTACAAACTCGGTAAAGAACTGGGCAAAGGTGGTTTTGCCACAACTTACACGTGCCAAGAGCTCTCCACAGGCCGTAGTTTCGCGTGCAAATCCATACCCAAGAGGAAGCTAACTTGCCAAGAAGACAAAGAAGCAGTGAAGACAGAGATTAATATAATGGAAAACCTTTCAGGAGTTTCCAACATCGTACAGTTTCACGCTTCTTACGAGGACAAGAAGTTCGTGCACATCGTGATGGAGCTGTGTCGTGGTGGCGAGTTATACGACAGGATCGGTGCTCGTAGCTACTACTCGGAGAAAGATGCTGCTGGAATCTTCAAGTCGGTTATGAACGCTGTCCAGATTTGTCACTCGATGAATGTGATCCATCGAGATCTCAAGCCAGAGAACTTCTTGTTCTCTAGTGAAGATGAAGAGAGTGCTGAGCTCAAAGCTATTGATTTCGGTTGTTCTGTTTACATCAAAGAAG GAGTAGAATTGAAGGAGAGTGTGGGCAGTCTTTACTACATTGCTCCGGAAGTGCTAAGAGGGGAAAGCTATGGGAAAGAAATAGACATTTGGAGTGCAGGTGTTATATTGTACATCTTGCTCAGTGGCACCCCTCCATTTGTAAATG ATGATGAGATTAAGGAAGGAAGAATTGATTTTGATAGCCAACCTTGGCCTTGTATATCTTCGGGTGCAAAATACCTTATCAAGCAGATGCtcaacaaaaaacaaaaggaacGAATCTCTGCTGCAAATGTTCTTG AACATCCTTGGATCTTGAGTGAAGCTCCTGATAAGCCTATTGATGGCGTTGTTTTGTCCCGTTTGAAGCAATTCCGAGCTATGAACAAGCTTAAGAAGCTAGCTCTTAAG GTTATCGCAGAGGGTCTATCCGAAGAGGAAATCAAAAGTCTTAAGACCATGTTTGAGAGTATGGATACCGACAAAAGCGGGTCAATAACTTATGAAGAACTCAAAACTGGGCTGAACAGACTTGGCTCTAAACTCCCTGAAGCTGAAGTTAAGCAACTCATGGAAGCC GCTGACGTGGATGGAAATGGAACTATAGACTACACCGAGTTTATCACAGCGACTATGCATAGACACAGGCTGGAACGAGATGAGCATTTGCACAAAGCATTCCTACACTTGGATAAAGACAACAGCGG GTACATAACCAAGGATGAATTGGAGATAGCCATGAAGGAGCATGGCATGGGAGATGAAACGTGTGCCAAAGAAATAATATCAGAAATCgataaaaataat GACGGAAAAATAGACTATGAGGAGTTTTGTGCTATGATGAGAAGTGGCAACTTGCAGCCACAAGGGAAACTTATTCATCACTGA
- the LOC108827927 gene encoding sugar transporter ERD6-like 15 — protein MAEEGLLACPDKSSSTSLLSEISNVSTRPFVLAFTACSCGAFSFGCIVGYTAPTQSSIMKDLNLSIADYSLFGSILTVGLILGAVICGKLTDLVGRVNTMWITNILVIFGWFAIAFAKGVWLLDIGRFLQGISVGISSYLGPVYITEIAPRHLRGAASSLSQLSVGVGISVLYALGTVVAWRDLAILGAIPCLMIVPLLFFIPESPRWLAKVGREKEVEAVLISLRGAKSDVSDEAKEIVEYTQHVKEQQDVNNAPGFFKLFQRKYAFIGIVLIALPQLGGLNAYTFYTGSIFTSTGVSSDVGFISTSIIQIAGGILGTVLVDVSGRRSLLLVSQAGMFLGCLATAISFILQRNKCWETGTPILALISVMVYFASYGLGMGPLPWIVASEIYPVDVKGAAGTVCNLVSSISSWIVTYFFSFLLQWSSTGTFIIFATVMCLGIVFTAKLVPETKGKSLEEIHSLFYDSPLENSTT, from the exons ATGGCGGAAGAAGGTTTATTAGCTTGTCCAGATAAATCATCATCTACTTCACTTCTATCTGAAATATCAAATGTCTCCACGAGACCTTTTGTTCTTGCCTTCACTGCATGTTCTTGCGGTGCCTTTTCCTTTGGTTGCATT GTTGGATATACGGCTCCCACACAGTCCAGTATCATGAAAGACTTGAATCTATCCATAGCTGAT TATTCACTTTTCGGATCGATATTGACTGTTGGACTAATTCTTGGAGCAGTAATCTGTGGGAAATTAACAGATTTGGTTGGTCGTGTCAAC ACAATGTGGATTACAAACATCCTCGTCATATTCGGCTGGTTCGCTATTGCATTTGCCAAG GGTGTTTGGCTGCTTGATATTGGAAGGTTTTTGCAAGGGATCTCGGTCGGCATCAGCTCATATTTG GGGCCGGTTTACATCACCGAGATAGCACCAAGACACTTGCGCGGAGCTGCTTCTTCCTTGTCTCAG ttaTCGGTTGGCGTTGGTATATCCGTCTTGTATGCACTTGGAACAGTAGTTGCTTGGCGCGATTTAGCCATTTTGG GAGCTATACCTTGTCTTATGATTGTGCCTCTTCTTTTCTTCATCCCTGAATCTCCTAGATGGCTA GCTAAAGTAGGAAGGGAAAAGGAGGTGGAGGCTGTTTTGATAAGCCTACGAGGAGCAAAATCGGATGTATCAGATGAAGCAAAGGAGATAGTA GAATATACACAACATGTTAAAGAACAACAAGACGTCAACAACGCCCCTGGTTTCTTCAAGCTGTTTCAACGAAAATACGCTTTT ATTGGAATCGTTCTTATAGCTTTGCCTCAGCTTGGTGGTCTTAACGCTTATACTTTTTACACTGGCTCCATCTTCACCTCTACTG GTGTGTCAAGTGACGTTGGATTCATATCGACATCCATCATTCAG ATAGCTGGAGGCATTTTAGGTACTGTGCTTGTGGATGTATCCGGAAGACGTTCACTCCTACTG GTTTCTCAAGCTGGAATGTTCTTGGGTTGTCTTGCAACGGCCATTTCATTCATCTTGCAG AGGAACAAATGCTGGGAAACAGGAACACCTATCTTGGCTCTGATTAGTGTTATG GTATATTTTGCATCATACGGATTAGGCATGGGACCTCTACCATGGATCGTAGCATCAGAG ATATATCCAGTAGACGTGAAGGGAGCGGCAGGAACAGTGTGTAACTTGGTTTCGTCTATAAGCTCATGGATCGTTACATACTTCTTCAGTTTCTTGCTTCAATGGAGTTCCACAG GAACATTTATTATCTTTGCCACAGTGATGTGTCTTGGAATTGTGTTCACAGCCAAGCTTGTTCCAGAGACCAAAGGGAAATCTTTAGAAGAGATTCATTCTCTGTTCTATGATTCTCCTCTTGAAAATTCTACAACATag